A part of Cannabis sativa cultivar Pink pepper isolate KNU-18-1 chromosome 6, ASM2916894v1, whole genome shotgun sequence genomic DNA contains:
- the LOC115695278 gene encoding uncharacterized protein LOC115695278 → MVVWALVPGKIVVSWMPWLGAKLLFPVSCTPGAIPVIGAFPPFTTLPVYPGLIAGGTLELHGSCSAGSSVCEFVGSDRPLQMKKSTTIDAFFKRKNVEVSTSDVSSNLSVDVDHKNSKNRPTKSLRLDIKEGFDINLLERDPGIRPLIWEYPPEKRDEVRRAYIKAGPYQIILSSYQKSEEAHSRSFQSSWFKLFPSWLEYSPKVAEVLDKAPRNATYTSPTTQKQILHVLGNKVRNAIREEISDAKFSIIVDEARDESKKEQMSIVLRFIDKDGYVQERFFGLIHVKDTAAITLKEGIFSILSNYSLDVQSIRGQGYDGASNMRRQWNGLQALISSECPYAYYVHCFVHRLQLALVAASREVIPVHQFFTKLNSIVNIVGASCKRNDQLKAAQATNIAHLLEIDELESGKGLNQIGSLQRAGDTRWSSHLKSISSLIKMFSATCEVLLNIIEDGTTFAQRGDADAAYESLTSFEFVFILHLMKKILEIANILCQALQLQSQDILNAMHLVSSTKTRIQKLREDGWDELVYEVKSFCERVNIPVPDFNAHYTTKRGRSRGQQDAITVEHYYRVDLFNSVIDFQL, encoded by the exons ATGGTCGTCTGGGCATTGGTTCCAGGCAAAATAGTCGTATCATGGATGCCCTGGTTGGGTGCGaaactgttattcccagtctcttgcacaccaggcgcaatTCCAGTAATAGGAGCTTTTCCACCATTCACCACGCTTCCCGTCTATCCGGGATTAATAGCAGGCGGAAcccttgaacttcatgggtccTGTAGTGCcggatccagcgtctgtgaATTCGTTGGGTCAGACAGGCCTCTACaa atgaaaaaatcaactacaATTGATGCATTCTTTAAAAGAAAGAATGTTGAAGTTTCAACATCTGATGTCTCATCAAATCTATCAGTGGATGTAGATCATAAGAATTCAAAAAATCGCCCAACAAAGTCTTTAAGACTTGACATTAAAGAAGGATTTGATATTAATTTATTGGAGCGTGATCCGGGAATACGCCCGCTAATATGGGAGTATCCACCAGAGAAGCGTGACGAAGTTCGCAGAGCTTACATTAAAGCTGGTCCATATCAGATTATACTCTCTAGCTATCAAAAATCAGAAGAAGCTCATTCACGTTCTTTTCAGTCATCTTGGTTTAAGCTATTTCCATCTTGGTTGGAATATTCTCCTAAA GTAGCGGAAGTTTTGGATAAAGCTCCACGAAATGCCACATATACATCACCAACAACGCAAAAACAAATTTTGCATGTATTGGGAAATAAAGTGAGAAACGCGATTCGTGAAGAAATTAGTGATGCAAAATTTTCTATAATAGTTGATGAAGCACGAGATGAATCTAAGAAAGAGCAAATGTCAATTGTTTTAAGATTTATTGATAAAGATGGTTATGTGCAAGAACGtttttttgggcttattcatgTCAAAGACACTGCTGCTATAACATTAAAAGAAGGTATTTTCTCTATACTCTCTAATTATAGTCTTGATGTTCAATCTATTCGTGGACAAGGTTATGATGGCGCAAGTAATATGCGCAGACAATGGAATGGTTTGCAAGCTTTAATTTCAAGTGAATGTCCTTATGCTTACTATGTTCATTGTTTTGTACATCGTTTGCAATTAGCATTAGTTGCTGCATCTAGAGAAGTTATTCCTGTCCATCAATTTTTTACAAAGTTAAACTCTATTGTTAATATTGTTGGTGCTTCATGTAAACGCAATGACCAACTAAAAGCTGCTCAGGCTACAAATATTGCTCATTTACTTGAGATTGATGAACTAGAAAGTGGGAAAGGACTCAATCAAATTGGTTCTTTACAAAGGGCAGGTGATACTCGTTGGAGTTCTCATTTGAAATCTATTTCTAGTTTGATAAAGATGTTTAGTGCAACATGTGAAGTTTTATTGAATATTATTGAAGATGGTACTACTTTTGCTCAACGAGGAGATGCGGATGCAGCTTATGAGTCATTAACTTCTTTTGAATTTGTTTTCATTTTGCATCTTATGAAAAAAATTCTGGAGATTGCTAATATACTATGTCAAGCTTTACAACTTCAGTCTCAAGATATTTTAAATGCAATGCATCTTGTTTCATCTACTAAGACTCGCATTCAGAAATTGAGAGAAGATGGATGGGATGAATTAGTTTATGAGGTGAAATCTTTTTGTGAACGTGTTAATATACCTGTCCCAGATTTTAATGCTCACTATACTACAAAAAGAGGAAGAAGTCGTGGTCAACAAGATGCAATTACAGTGGAGCATTATTATAGAGTTGATCTTTTTAATTCAGTGATAGACTTTCAACTATAA